Proteins encoded together in one Impatiens glandulifera chromosome 1, dImpGla2.1, whole genome shotgun sequence window:
- the LOC124917766 gene encoding heavy metal-associated isoprenylated plant protein 33-like translates to MQTCVLKVNIHCEGCKRKVKKILNEMDDVYTSTIEAESGKVTVCGNVDAETLIRKLAKKGKKAEVWGAPNPNPTENDQNQLGATAAQMGNLQIGSGSGSRRRGGAGGAAGGGGSGNNSSNQARGGGGGSQPIAPAGLTPQQKHQLQLWQQQMKGGQDPSKLPQLKPQQSQNQNLRMSMPQNPNQNPNQNPRMPMPMSMPQKKNGNGASFNHPVEADDHDDEVSDGDEDDDVVDEEGEGDGGVAAHPPQHQMNNRPGMGNPRGGVGQPMPVQARGVGNAQGGGGGAGQQMPNMMMLNGQARGGANNAQGGVGGGGGAGQQMPSMMMMNGQQKQQQQQQMNPHQARGGGGNAQGGRGQQMPNMPMNGLQQQQQNQPPPQMNPQARGGGSNAQGGGGGGQQHQQQLMHPQGQPMMTMNGQAKAGGAGQHQQQQIPNMVNGQANGGVNYVAQGMTNLGNGNGGGVAVAGGNGGGGGGGNMGQMGPMPMDQMTHNNMMAMPLGNGNGVGLPTNGYLAGDGGGGNNIPGMMMNQQIGISNNNNTNMNMNMFQPQQHQQPGISYTHQPYSYGYPPPPHSNDPYTHAFSDEDTTSCSVM, encoded by the exons ATGCAGACTTGTGTCTTGAAGGTGAACATTCACTGCGAAGGCTGTAAGCGCAAAGTGAAGAAAATCCTGAATGAAATGGATG ATGTTTACACCTCAACTATAGAGGCGGAGTCGGGGAAGGTGACCGTCTGTGGAAATGTAGACGCAGAAACACTGATCAGGAAGCTGGCCAAGAAGGGCAAGAAGGCAGAGGTTTGGGGAGcaccaaacccaaacccaaccgAGAATGATCAGAATCAGCTCGGTGCCACCGCAGCCCAGATGGGGAACCTTCAGATTGGCAGTGGCAGTGGCAGTCGAAGAAGAGGAGGAGCAGGAGGAGCagcaggaggaggaggaagtGGGAATAACAGCAGTAATCAGgcaagaggaggaggaggaggaagccAGCCCATAGCGCCTGCAGGTCTGACCCCACAGCAAAAGCATCAGCTGCAGCTTTGGCAGCAGCAGATGAAGGGGGGTCAAGATCCCTCCAAGTTGCCCCAACTCAAGCCTCAGCAGAGCCAAAACCAGAACCTGAGGATGTCCATGCCTCAGAACCCGAACCAGAACCCGAACCAGAACCCGAGGATGCCAATGCCAATGTCAATGCCTCAGAAGAAGAACGGGAATGGTGCCAGCTTTAACCACCCTGTGGAAGCTGATGACCATGATGACGAGGTAAGTGATGGTGATGAAGACGACGACGTCGTCGATGAAGAAGGTGAGGGTGATGGAGGTGTAGCTGCTCATCCTCCACAGCACCAGATGAACAACAGGCCGGGGATGGGTAATCCACGAGGAGGGGTAGGGCAGCCAATGCCTGTCCAAGCCAGGGGAGTTGGCAATGCacaaggaggaggaggaggagcagGGCAGCAGATGCCCAACATGATGATGCTGAATGGCCAAGCCAGGGGAGGTGCCAATAATGCACAAGGAGGTGTAGGCGGAGGAGGAGGTGCAGGGCAACAAATGCCCagcatgatgatgatgaatggCCAGcagaagcagcagcagcagcagcaaatGAATCCTCACCAGGCCAGGGGAGGTGGTGGAAATGCACAAGGAGGAAGAGGGCAGCAAATGCCCAACATGCCGATGAACGGcctgcagcagcagcagcagaaccAGCCCCCACCTCAAATGAATCCTCAGGCCAGGGGAGGTGGTAGCAATGCacaaggaggaggaggaggaggccaGCAGCATCAGCAGCAACTAATGCATCCTCAGGGCCAGCCGATGATGACGATGAATGGTCAGGCCAAGGCTGGTGGAGCAGGACAGCATCAGCAACAGCAGATACCTAACATGGTCAACGGTCAGGCCAACGGTGGTGTTAACTATGTGGCTCAAGGAATGACCAACCTTGGTAATGGCAATGGTGGTGGTGTGGCTGTGGCTGGTGGCaacggtggtggtggtggtggtggtaaCATGGGCCAAATGGGTCCAATGCCAATGGACCAAATGACCCATAATAATATGATGGCGATGCCACTTGGCAATGGGAACGGGGTTGGCCTTCCAACCAACGGGTACTTGGCCGGAGATGGTGGTGGTGGTAACAACATCCCGGGTATGATGATGAACCAACAAATTGGGAtatccaacaacaacaacaccaACATGAACATGAACATGTTCCAACCACAGCAGCACCAGCAGCCGGGTATAAGCTACACTCACCAACCCTACAGCTACGGCTATCCACCTCCTCCACACTCCAACGATCCATATACGCATGCATTCAGCGACGAAGATACCACCAGTTGCAGTGTCATGTGA
- the LOC124921653 gene encoding transcription factor MUTE-like — protein MSHIAVERNRRRQMNEHLKVLRSLTPCFYIKRGDQASIIAGVVEFIKELHQVLQSLESKKRRKSLSPSPNPSPRSSLLLQLTPHVPDINNKSIVPFGLVHEMMTSTSILNKNNNMKEFIASCNSPLADVEAKISGSNVILRTVSKRIHGQVVKIIGVLEKFSFDILNLNISSMEDTVLYSFVVKIGLDCGLSVEELAYEVQQSFSSNHEA, from the exons ATGTCTCACATAGCAGTGGAAAGAAACAGGAGAAGACAGATGAATGAACATCTCAAGGTCCTCCGATCATTGACTCCTTGCTTCTATATCAAGAGG GGAGATCAAGCATCGATAATAGCTGGGGTGGTGGAGTTCATAAAGGAGTTGCATCAAGTGCTTCAATCGTTGGAGTCCAAGAAGAGAAGGAAGAGCTTGAGCCCTAGCCCTAACCCTAGTCCGAGATCATCCTTACTCTTGCAACTTACTCCTCACGTTCCTGATATTAATAATAAGTCAATTGTTCCATTTGGATTAGTTCATGAGATGATGACGTCTACTAGTATccttaacaaaaacaacaacATGAAAGAGTTTATCGCGTCTTGCAACTCTCCTTTGGCTGATGTTGAGGCTAAAATCTCTGGATCAAACGTCATTCTGAGGACGGTTTCAAAGAGAATTCATGGACAAGTGGTGAAGATTATCGGTGTTCTCGAAAAGTTCTCTTTCGACATACTCAACTTGAACATTAGCAGCATGGAGGACACTGTCCTCTACTCGTTTGTCGTCAAG ATAGGGCTAGACTGCGGGCTAAGTGTAGAAGAACTAGCATATGAAGTTCAGCAAAGCTTCTCATCTAATCATGAAGCTTAA